A window from Acidimicrobiales bacterium encodes these proteins:
- a CDS encoding HAD-IA family hydrolase yields the protein MTDPVLHLDAIDAVVVDLDGVVTDTARVHAEAWAEMFNAFLAVTAPADPPFDLDGDYLRFIDGKPRTDGVAAFLASRHLEVAMGQPDDPPTAVTVHGLGKRKDELFRARLRRDGVRTFPGTIDLLARARAAGKPIAVVSASRNCRDVLAAAGLGDFFDVVVDGNVAADQHLPGKPDPATFLEAARRLTVAPARMLLVEDALAGVEAGRRGGFGLVVGVDRHHHADDLRAAGADLVVGDLAELAIADDAPAGWTLTRDVPAGAALGRSRDALFALADGAVGVRGDLERGRRNGGCLTLVSGAYGLGPADDDIVRLLPGPSLTPLRAADEAVDASPVRHVLDMMAGSITTRPLTPSSRFTTTQFASLVRPGLVVQYAEAGPGQRWSTNMLGPPRLDGDTGMAARFEYREQRLSGGRQFAETRSDRARVVALAQQHHVDHGDRSRLERVTIVRSSADGRHAAEAALADAWAVGVDALAEEHRRAWAARWDACDVEIDGDPAAQEAIRFALFHLVSCAPATGEAGIGARGLTGLSYAGHVFWDADVFVLPALAATFPAGARAMLEYRVHRLDAARANARARGLVGARFPWESADTGEEVTPGSVRDFEGNVVAILTGEHEEHITSDVAWAALRYVEWSGDDGFMAGPGRDLVVDTARYWASRIRLDDDNRAHIDGVMGPDEYHEVVDDNAFTNVLVRWHLRHAATLVDGTAPDQAARWRALADALVDGYDAATGCHEQSVGYLDLEPLRVVDVAEVPVAADVLLGRARVAESQVVKQPDVLMAHHMVPDELPPGSLAADLDFYLPRTAHGSSLSPAVCATLLARAGRPDDALELFDVASRIDLDDLTAMTGGGLHLASLGGLWQAVVTGFAGVRVAGDVLRVDPALPGRWKRLCVRVRFHGVGVRLDLTHDRVTVDTDRPVPLVVHGVALRAAGTVTRHGDHWRQQ from the coding sequence GTGACCGACCCGGTGCTGCACCTCGACGCGATCGACGCCGTCGTCGTCGACCTCGACGGTGTGGTGACCGACACCGCGCGCGTGCACGCCGAGGCATGGGCCGAGATGTTCAACGCCTTCCTCGCCGTCACCGCTCCGGCTGATCCGCCGTTCGATCTCGACGGGGATTACCTGCGCTTCATCGACGGGAAGCCCCGAACCGACGGCGTAGCGGCCTTCCTGGCGTCGCGTCACCTCGAGGTGGCGATGGGGCAACCCGACGATCCGCCGACAGCGGTGACAGTCCACGGACTGGGCAAACGCAAAGACGAGTTGTTCCGGGCGCGGCTGCGCCGCGACGGCGTCCGCACGTTCCCCGGAACCATTGACCTGCTTGCTCGGGCGCGGGCCGCGGGCAAGCCGATCGCCGTCGTGTCGGCCAGCCGGAACTGTCGCGACGTGCTCGCGGCGGCCGGTCTCGGCGACTTCTTCGACGTCGTCGTCGACGGCAACGTCGCCGCCGACCAACACCTTCCCGGCAAGCCCGACCCGGCGACGTTCCTCGAGGCCGCCCGCCGCCTCACGGTCGCGCCGGCGCGCATGCTGCTCGTCGAGGACGCGCTGGCCGGAGTCGAGGCGGGGCGCCGGGGCGGGTTCGGTCTCGTGGTTGGCGTCGACCGGCACCACCATGCTGATGACCTGCGCGCTGCTGGCGCTGATCTGGTGGTCGGTGACCTCGCCGAACTCGCGATCGCCGACGACGCCCCCGCCGGATGGACCCTGACGCGCGACGTCCCCGCGGGCGCAGCGCTCGGACGCTCCCGCGATGCGCTGTTCGCGCTCGCCGACGGCGCCGTTGGCGTGCGCGGCGACCTCGAACGAGGTCGCAGGAACGGCGGGTGCCTGACGCTCGTCTCCGGCGCGTACGGTCTAGGGCCGGCCGACGACGACATCGTGCGCCTGCTTCCGGGCCCCTCTCTGACTCCGCTGCGCGCCGCCGACGAAGCGGTCGACGCGTCGCCGGTGCGCCACGTGCTCGACATGATGGCGGGGTCCATCACCACGCGACCCCTCACACCGTCAAGCCGCTTCACCACGACGCAGTTCGCGTCGCTCGTACGCCCCGGATTGGTGGTGCAATACGCCGAGGCTGGTCCCGGCCAGCGATGGTCAACCAACATGCTCGGTCCGCCGCGGCTCGACGGCGACACCGGGATGGCGGCGCGCTTCGAATACCGCGAGCAGCGCCTCTCCGGTGGTCGGCAGTTCGCCGAGACGCGCAGCGACCGCGCGCGGGTTGTGGCGCTGGCGCAGCAACACCACGTCGACCACGGGGACCGGTCGCGGTTGGAGCGCGTAACCATCGTGCGGTCCAGCGCCGACGGGCGACACGCCGCCGAGGCGGCGCTCGCCGACGCGTGGGCTGTCGGCGTCGACGCGCTGGCGGAGGAACACCGCCGCGCGTGGGCGGCGCGGTGGGACGCGTGCGACGTCGAGATCGACGGCGACCCCGCGGCCCAAGAAGCGATTCGCTTCGCGTTGTTCCATCTCGTTTCCTGCGCCCCGGCAACCGGTGAGGCGGGCATCGGTGCCCGCGGCCTCACGGGGCTGAGCTACGCCGGCCACGTGTTCTGGGACGCCGACGTATTCGTCCTGCCGGCATTGGCCGCCACCTTCCCGGCGGGGGCACGGGCGATGCTCGAATATCGCGTCCACCGCCTGGACGCCGCCCGCGCCAACGCGCGAGCCCGCGGCCTGGTCGGCGCTCGCTTCCCGTGGGAGTCGGCCGACACCGGCGAGGAGGTCACACCCGGTTCGGTTCGCGACTTCGAAGGCAACGTCGTGGCGATCCTCACGGGCGAACACGAGGAACACATCACCTCCGATGTCGCGTGGGCGGCGCTGCGCTACGTCGAATGGAGCGGCGACGACGGCTTCATGGCCGGACCGGGTCGTGACCTCGTCGTCGACACCGCCCGCTATTGGGCATCACGGATTCGCCTCGACGACGACAACCGAGCGCACATCGACGGCGTCATGGGGCCCGACGAGTACCACGAGGTCGTCGACGACAACGCGTTCACGAACGTGCTGGTCCGCTGGCACCTGCGCCATGCGGCGACGCTCGTGGACGGCACCGCGCCCGATCAGGCGGCGCGGTGGCGCGCCCTGGCGGACGCGCTGGTCGACGGCTACGACGCGGCGACGGGTTGTCACGAACAGTCCGTCGGTTATTTGGACCTGGAGCCGTTGCGCGTCGTCGATGTCGCCGAGGTTCCCGTCGCCGCTGACGTGTTGCTCGGCCGGGCGCGCGTCGCCGAGTCGCAAGTCGTCAAACAACCCGACGTGTTGATGGCCCACCACATGGTGCCCGACGAACTGCCGCCTGGGTCTCTCGCCGCCGACCTCGACTTCTACCTGCCTCGCACCGCCCACGGCAGCTCGTTGTCCCCCGCCGTCTGTGCGACGCTGCTCGCCCGCGCCGGCCGACCCGACGATGCACTCGAACTGTTCGATGTCGCGAGCCGCATCGACCTCGACGACCTCACCGCCATGACCGGCGGTGGTCTCCACCTGGCCAGCCTCGGCGGGCTATGGCAGGCGGTGGTCACCGGCTTCGCGGGTGTCCGCGTCGCCGGCGACGTCTTGCGGGTGGACCCCGCACTGCCCGGCCGCTGGAAACGGTTGTGCGTGCGGGTGCGCTTCCACGGCGTCGGGGTACGCCTTGACCTCACTCACGATCGTGTCACCGTCGACACGGACCGCCCGGTGCCGCTCGTCGTGCACGGCGTCGCGCTGCGCGCGGCCGGCACGGTCACGCGACACGGTGACCATTGGAGGCAACAATGA